A genomic region of Fodinisporobacter ferrooxydans contains the following coding sequences:
- a CDS encoding DUF1540 domain-containing protein, which yields MPQGVRCTVEECSYNDNKNCIANSIEVRSNGNDIVGTKKGTLCATFEYRDFDDAGIAYGAGADKGSHPTHPGH from the coding sequence ATGCCACAAGGTGTTCGCTGTACGGTTGAGGAGTGTTCGTATAATGACAATAAGAATTGTATCGCCAATTCGATTGAAGTGCGTTCCAATGGAAACGATATTGTAGGAACAAAAAAAGGAACGTTATGCGCCACATTTGAATACAGGGATTTTGATGATGCCGGGATTGCCTATGGTGCCGGTGCTGACAAAGGCAGTCACCCGACACACCCCGGTCATTAG
- a CDS encoding pyrimidine-nucleoside phosphorylase, translating to MRMVDLIHKKRQGHSFTTDELRYIIQGYTCGDIPDYQMAAWLMAVYFQGMTDEEIADLTTVMVESGDTIDLSGIRGIKVDKHSTGGVGDKISLIVAPLVATVGVPVAKMSGRGLGHTGGTIDKLEAIEGFQAELSNEQFIEHVNTYKMAIAGQTGNLAPADKKLYALRDVTATVDSMPLIASSIMSKKIASGADCIVLDVKMGAGAFMKSLADARRLANTMVKIGQRLNRKTIAIISDMNQPLGCEVGNANEVKEAIEVLRGNGPEDLQVISLTIAAHMTVLGGIYKTFADALHNLTTILQSGSAFHTFRQFIQAQGGNPDLADNPERLPQAANHIDITAWKTGYIQQIDAEAVGTAAMMAGAGRQKKGDAIDPAAGITLLKKSGDPVAKGERMAVIHTNKKTAEEALQRLQDAYVITEQPPQIQPYIHEIVC from the coding sequence ATGCGAATGGTAGATTTGATTCACAAAAAACGTCAGGGCCATTCATTCACGACAGATGAACTTCGATACATCATCCAGGGTTATACATGCGGGGATATTCCGGATTATCAGATGGCGGCATGGTTGATGGCTGTGTACTTTCAAGGGATGACGGATGAAGAGATAGCCGACTTGACAACGGTGATGGTTGAATCTGGAGATACGATTGATTTGTCGGGGATTCGAGGGATTAAAGTCGACAAACATTCCACAGGCGGCGTTGGGGACAAGATCAGTTTGATCGTGGCTCCTCTGGTTGCGACAGTTGGCGTGCCGGTGGCGAAAATGTCGGGACGAGGGTTGGGGCATACGGGAGGAACGATCGACAAGCTGGAAGCGATTGAAGGATTTCAGGCGGAGTTATCAAATGAGCAATTTATCGAACATGTCAACACATACAAAATGGCGATTGCGGGACAGACAGGCAATCTTGCACCAGCGGATAAAAAACTATATGCACTGCGGGATGTGACTGCAACTGTCGATTCGATGCCTTTGATCGCTAGTTCCATCATGAGCAAAAAGATTGCATCAGGTGCGGACTGTATTGTGCTGGACGTGAAAATGGGCGCGGGCGCTTTTATGAAATCATTGGCGGATGCGCGGCGGCTTGCAAACACCATGGTGAAAATCGGACAGCGGCTGAATCGAAAAACCATTGCGATCATATCGGATATGAATCAGCCGCTCGGATGCGAAGTGGGCAATGCCAATGAAGTAAAAGAGGCAATTGAAGTATTGCGAGGAAACGGGCCGGAAGATCTGCAAGTGATTTCCCTAACTATTGCAGCTCACATGACAGTGCTTGGGGGAATCTACAAGACGTTTGCCGATGCCTTGCACAACTTGACAACCATCTTGCAGAGTGGCTCCGCATTCCATACGTTTCGGCAATTCATTCAAGCGCAGGGCGGCAATCCTGATCTTGCGGACAATCCGGAACGATTGCCTCAAGCAGCCAATCATATCGATATAACAGCCTGGAAAACAGGATATATCCAGCAGATTGATGCAGAAGCTGTAGGAACAGCAGCCATGATGGCCGGTGCAGGCAGGCAAAAGAAAGGGGATGCCATCGATCCGGCAGCAGGTATTACGCTGCTCAAAAAAAGCGGCGATCCGGTTGCGAAAGGCGAGCGGATGGCAGTGATTCACACGAATAAAAAGACGGCGGAAGAAGCGTTGCAAAGATTGCAGGACGCTTACGTAATAACAGAGCAGCCGCCGCAAATCCAACCGTATATCCATGAAATTGTTTGCTGA
- a CDS encoding purine-nucleoside phosphorylase, protein MLDTAKLSEARDFIRSKTAVQPTIGLILGSGLGVLAEDIQEAVHIPYREIPHFPISTVEGHKGQLVIGQLCGKAVIALQGRFHYYEGYSADAIAFPVRVMKELGVQTLMVTNAAGGINEEFSVGQLMLIKDHINFSGKNPLIGPNWDTHGPRFPDMSTAYDPEYRALALQIAKELNISMSEGTYIWFSGPSYETPAEIRMSRILGADAVGMSTVPEVIVARHAGIRVIGISCVSNMAAGILEQPLSHQEVMEVTERVREQFVAFVRQFVQRV, encoded by the coding sequence ATGTTAGATACTGCAAAATTATCGGAAGCAAGAGACTTTATCCGTTCGAAAACAGCCGTTCAGCCGACGATTGGCTTAATTCTCGGGTCCGGGCTGGGCGTTTTGGCGGAAGATATACAGGAAGCTGTACATATCCCTTACCGTGAAATTCCCCATTTTCCTATATCAACGGTTGAAGGCCACAAGGGTCAATTGGTCATCGGTCAATTGTGCGGCAAAGCTGTCATCGCTTTGCAAGGCCGATTTCATTATTATGAAGGGTACTCGGCAGATGCGATTGCGTTTCCCGTACGTGTGATGAAAGAACTGGGCGTACAAACACTTATGGTGACAAATGCAGCGGGTGGGATCAATGAAGAGTTTTCAGTAGGACAATTGATGCTGATCAAAGACCACATCAATTTCTCCGGCAAAAATCCTTTGATTGGTCCGAACTGGGATACACATGGCCCACGTTTTCCGGATATGTCGACTGCCTATGATCCGGAGTATCGGGCATTGGCGTTGCAAATTGCCAAAGAGTTGAACATTTCCATGTCAGAAGGCACATATATTTGGTTTTCTGGCCCCAGCTATGAAACGCCTGCAGAAATTCGCATGAGCCGGATACTGGGGGCAGATGCTGTCGGAATGTCCACCGTTCCTGAAGTGATCGTTGCGAGACATGCCGGCATCCGGGTGATAGGTATCAGTTGCGTGTCAAATATGGCTGCAGGCATTCTCGAACAACCACTTTCCCACCAGGAAGTGATGGAAGTAACCGAACGGGTGCGGGAACAGTTCGTTGCATTTGTCAGACAGTTCGTACAAAGGGTGTAA
- a CDS encoding phosphopentomutase yields the protein MADPRSLRTILIVLDSVGIGELPDAPEYGDAGSNTIGNIAKAVGGLRIPNLEKLGIGNIYPIEGTKPLKATGNYGKMQETSAGKDTTNGHWEFVGVQLTRPLPTYPHGFPNDLIEEFERRIGRKILGNKPASGTEIINELGGLHVKTGCPIVYTSADSVFQVAAHEEVIPLDELYRICKIAREMLTGEHGVGRVIARPFIGSHGKYTRTGNRHDYSLHFGRTVLNELADAGLPVIGVGKIYDIYGGSGITKGIHTEGNMDGVDKTLEAMQQYPNGLLFANLVDFDMLYGHRNDPKGFARAIEDFDARLPEILASMREDDMLMITADHGCDPTTPGTDHSREYVPLLVYGRLLRQNVDLGIRNTFADIGATLADRHGVPKPSIGESFYSVIAR from the coding sequence TTGGCAGATCCCCGATCCTTGCGCACCATTTTAATTGTTTTGGATAGTGTTGGCATTGGAGAACTACCGGATGCACCCGAATATGGCGACGCCGGTTCAAACACGATCGGAAATATTGCGAAAGCAGTTGGCGGATTGCGAATTCCGAATCTGGAAAAATTGGGCATCGGAAATATTTATCCGATTGAAGGAACAAAGCCATTGAAAGCAACCGGGAATTATGGAAAAATGCAGGAAACTTCAGCAGGCAAAGATACGACGAATGGGCATTGGGAGTTTGTCGGTGTGCAACTGACTCGACCATTGCCTACGTATCCGCATGGATTTCCGAATGATTTGATCGAAGAGTTTGAACGGCGGATTGGCCGTAAAATATTGGGCAACAAGCCTGCATCCGGAACGGAAATTATCAACGAGCTGGGGGGCTTGCATGTCAAGACTGGCTGTCCGATCGTATATACGTCTGCCGATAGTGTTTTTCAGGTAGCTGCACATGAAGAAGTTATACCCCTTGACGAGTTATACAGAATTTGCAAAATTGCCCGTGAAATGTTGACTGGAGAACATGGGGTAGGGCGTGTCATCGCTCGTCCATTTATTGGTTCTCATGGAAAGTATACGCGGACGGGCAACCGCCACGACTATTCGTTACATTTCGGGCGAACTGTATTAAATGAGTTGGCTGATGCCGGGCTGCCGGTGATTGGCGTCGGAAAGATCTATGATATTTATGGCGGATCCGGCATTACGAAAGGAATTCATACAGAGGGAAACATGGATGGAGTAGACAAAACACTGGAAGCGATGCAGCAATATCCAAATGGGCTGCTATTTGCCAATTTGGTGGATTTTGATATGTTATACGGGCATCGGAATGATCCAAAAGGGTTTGCCAGGGCCATCGAAGATTTTGATGCGCGTTTGCCGGAGATTCTGGCAAGCATGCGGGAGGATGACATGTTGATGATCACAGCCGATCATGGTTGTGATCCGACGACGCCTGGAACGGATCACAGTCGTGAATATGTACCGCTGCTTGTTTATGGAAGATTACTTCGACAAAATGTGGATCTAGGAATACGCAATACGTTTGCAGACATTGGAGCCACTTTGGCAGATCGTCATGGAGTTCCCAAACCATCCATCGGGGAAAGTTTTTATTCTGTGATTGCGCGATAG
- the xerD gene encoding site-specific tyrosine recombinase XerD has translation MDNLIEQFIQYLTVERGLSTNTLASYQRDLHGLAVFLDQSGLHVHQGTRSTIIAFLAYLQKEGRATATISRNLASLRAFYGYLLRSGQIDRDPTVNLESPKPEKKLPTILTIAEINALLDGPSLSTTTGLRDKAMLELLYASGIRVSELVSLNVDDIQLSLAYLRCSGSTSRERVIPIGETAILYVKQYLECCRHKLLKHEHEQALFVNHLGQRLSRQGFWKIIKKYAVLANIRVEITPHTLRHSFATHMLENGADLRSVQEMLGHADISTTQVYTQLTKSHRLKDVYAKAHPRA, from the coding sequence GTGGACAATTTAATTGAACAATTCATTCAATATCTTACGGTTGAGCGAGGTCTTTCTACCAATACGCTTGCGTCCTATCAGCGGGATTTGCATGGATTGGCTGTGTTTCTCGATCAATCCGGGCTACATGTTCACCAAGGAACCCGTTCGACAATCATTGCATTTCTTGCGTATTTGCAAAAAGAAGGGCGAGCAACTGCAACCATCTCTCGAAATTTGGCGAGTTTGCGTGCGTTTTATGGGTACCTTTTGCGATCCGGTCAAATTGATCGGGATCCTACTGTCAATTTGGAGTCGCCGAAACCTGAGAAAAAATTGCCGACTATACTTACAATAGCGGAAATCAATGCACTGCTCGATGGCCCGAGTCTTTCAACAACAACCGGTTTGCGAGATAAAGCAATGCTTGAATTGTTATATGCAAGCGGGATTCGGGTCTCTGAGCTTGTATCGTTAAATGTAGACGATATCCAGTTATCATTGGCATATCTAAGATGCTCTGGCAGTACTTCGAGAGAACGTGTCATTCCAATAGGTGAAACAGCTATACTTTACGTCAAACAGTATCTTGAATGTTGTCGGCACAAACTGCTGAAACATGAACATGAGCAAGCACTGTTTGTCAATCACTTGGGACAGCGGTTATCCAGGCAAGGGTTTTGGAAAATCATCAAGAAGTATGCCGTCTTGGCCAATATACGGGTAGAAATTACTCCACATACGTTGCGGCATTCGTTTGCGACACATATGTTGGAAAATGGTGCGGATTTGCGGTCAGTCCAAGAAATGTTGGGACATGCGGATATTTCCACGACACAAGTGTATACACAGTTGACGAAAAGCCATCGCTTAAAGGATGTATATGCGAAAGCACATCCACGTGCATAA
- a CDS encoding DUF4227 family protein translates to MIISVRRLIRFLQMWILIVAGTLFMYQALHLIHYVLWQNDPYHPPKGRSIKVQAAASHEQPWYMEDLQRLRVFYITGE, encoded by the coding sequence ATGATTATCTCTGTGCGGAGACTGATTCGCTTTTTGCAAATGTGGATATTGATCGTAGCGGGCACCTTGTTTATGTACCAAGCGTTGCACTTGATTCATTATGTTTTATGGCAGAATGATCCGTATCATCCGCCCAAAGGACGTTCAATCAAGGTTCAGGCAGCGGCAAGTCATGAACAGCCTTGGTACATGGAAGATTTGCAACGTCTGCGAGTGTTTTATATTACCGGGGAATAA
- a CDS encoding Fur family transcriptional regulator encodes MQERLEQIKKQLQSQQLKLTPQREATLQILLENQEKHLSAEDIFMLVKQRNPDIGLATVYRTLELLHDLRIIEKLSFGDGVSRYEFRSDDHPHHHHHLICLKCGEVSEIEDLLDDLEMRVEREHKFKIVDHRVNLLGYCESCQQEMKLKNM; translated from the coding sequence ATGCAGGAACGTTTGGAACAAATAAAAAAACAGTTGCAGTCTCAGCAACTCAAATTGACACCGCAACGGGAAGCAACCTTGCAGATTTTATTGGAAAATCAGGAAAAACATTTAAGCGCGGAAGATATTTTTATGTTAGTCAAGCAGCGCAACCCGGATATTGGATTGGCAACTGTGTATCGAACACTCGAATTATTGCATGATTTGCGTATTATAGAAAAATTGAGCTTTGGCGATGGAGTTTCGCGCTATGAGTTTCGTTCGGATGACCATCCGCACCATCATCACCACCTGATTTGCCTGAAGTGTGGAGAGGTATCGGAAATTGAAGATTTGCTGGATGATTTGGAGATGCGAGTCGAACGGGAACATAAGTTTAAAATTGTAGATCATCGTGTGAATCTGCTTGGGTATTGTGAAAGCTGCCAACAAGAAATGAAACTGAAAAACATGTAG
- a CDS encoding RNHCP domain-containing protein — protein sequence MTDQPQFTVRNESFTCINCHTFVHPLKNGSCRNHCPECLYSLHLDDKPGDRNAQCGGILEPVAIELHTKKGYQIVHQCKRCGHKTKNKMALDDPGQPDSYTVLLEIMRRQSMQ from the coding sequence ATGACTGATCAACCACAATTTACGGTTCGAAATGAATCGTTTACATGCATAAATTGCCATACATTTGTTCATCCGCTCAAAAACGGCAGTTGCCGCAATCATTGTCCGGAGTGTTTGTATTCTTTGCATCTCGACGATAAACCGGGGGACCGCAATGCACAGTGCGGCGGAATCCTGGAGCCTGTCGCCATTGAGCTGCACACAAAAAAAGGCTATCAAATCGTCCATCAATGCAAAAGATGCGGACATAAAACGAAAAATAAAATGGCTCTAGATGATCCCGGTCAGCCTGATTCCTATACCGTTCTGTTAGAAATCATGCGGCGTCAAAGTATGCAGTGA
- the spoIIM gene encoding stage II sporulation protein M, translated as MTRKAKAFVEGFVAQNYSLIVFSVVVFVVGVVFGSIVVHALDPDQKKQLFDELQSFFTAVYHQQTASGAAVMWNRTASNLKVEGLIWILGLSIIGLPLIVVLLFLKGFAVGFVIGFMVDQYAWRGILFVLTAIFPQNLLVVPALLTTCVVGLSFSLTMIKNRFHHHEEPAYQKFLSFSGVVLTMAFVMILASGIEGYVSTNLLKWITPLF; from the coding sequence ATGACTCGTAAAGCAAAAGCATTTGTCGAAGGATTCGTCGCACAAAACTATTCACTCATCGTATTTTCCGTCGTCGTCTTTGTTGTAGGTGTGGTTTTCGGCTCAATTGTCGTTCATGCATTGGATCCAGATCAGAAAAAACAGTTGTTTGACGAATTGCAGTCATTTTTTACGGCGGTATATCATCAACAAACAGCCAGCGGCGCAGCAGTCATGTGGAACCGCACAGCGTCCAATCTAAAAGTAGAAGGCCTGATTTGGATTTTGGGCCTGTCGATCATCGGTCTGCCGTTGATTGTCGTTCTTTTATTTTTGAAGGGATTCGCAGTCGGGTTTGTCATTGGATTTATGGTCGATCAATATGCCTGGAGGGGAATCTTATTCGTGCTAACCGCGATTTTTCCGCAAAATTTGCTCGTTGTACCTGCATTATTGACTACATGTGTCGTGGGATTATCCTTTTCTCTGACCATGATAAAAAATCGGTTTCATCATCATGAAGAACCGGCATATCAAAAATTTTTGTCGTTTTCGGGTGTTGTCTTAACAATGGCTTTTGTTATGATTCTTGCATCCGGAATCGAGGGTTATGTATCCACGAATCTTTTAAAATGGATTACACCGTTGTTTTAG
- a CDS encoding endonuclease Q family protein yields MIENKGSQNRYFCDLHVHVGRAGNNQPVKITASKDLTLQAILEEAAHRKGIDIIGVIDGSSPAVQEDLQVLLQQGDLYELAGGGLRYKDRTTLFLGAEVETAGPAGGAAHFGIWMPSLPVMKEFSRFLKTQVSNVLLSSQRARCQAYELQQMAQELGGWFIVNHAFTPHKGMYGNCVTAMAEMVDPALVTAIELGLSADTQMADRIQELHELPFVSNSDAHSTAKIAREYNVVELQEPTFDDLTKALQNQEGRKIIANYGLHPLLGKYHRTSCYACGFIPSEFRSAAIACDKCGSANMIQGVADRLEMIADLSQSRSPEFRPPYFYQIPLEYIPKVGKKTLEKLLDAFGTEMSVIHQASFEELAAVIGTQVAQRIVDARMGQVDIQTGGAGVYGKVL; encoded by the coding sequence ATGATCGAAAATAAAGGATCGCAAAACCGGTATTTTTGTGATTTGCATGTACATGTCGGCAGGGCCGGCAACAATCAACCAGTGAAGATAACGGCATCCAAAGATCTGACCTTGCAAGCAATCCTTGAAGAAGCCGCGCATCGCAAAGGGATTGATATCATCGGTGTGATTGACGGTTCTTCACCGGCGGTTCAGGAGGATTTGCAGGTGCTTTTGCAGCAAGGCGACTTATATGAACTTGCCGGCGGGGGCTTGCGCTACAAAGATCGGACGACGCTTTTCTTAGGTGCGGAAGTTGAGACGGCGGGCCCGGCAGGAGGTGCTGCCCATTTCGGCATTTGGATGCCTTCGCTCCCGGTGATGAAGGAGTTTAGCCGGTTTTTGAAAACACAGGTCAGCAATGTCCTGTTAAGCTCGCAAAGAGCCCGCTGCCAGGCGTACGAATTGCAACAGATGGCACAAGAATTGGGTGGCTGGTTTATCGTCAATCACGCGTTTACACCGCACAAAGGCATGTATGGGAATTGTGTCACAGCAATGGCGGAAATGGTCGACCCGGCTCTTGTCACAGCGATCGAGTTGGGGTTGTCTGCGGATACGCAAATGGCGGACCGGATTCAGGAATTGCACGAATTGCCCTTTGTCAGCAATTCCGATGCGCACTCTACAGCCAAGATTGCCCGTGAATATAACGTTGTCGAACTTCAGGAACCGACGTTTGACGATTTGACAAAAGCGCTCCAAAATCAGGAAGGCAGAAAGATCATCGCCAATTACGGGCTGCATCCGCTGCTGGGAAAATACCATCGCACCTCTTGCTATGCGTGTGGCTTTATTCCAAGTGAGTTTCGAAGTGCGGCGATTGCTTGTGACAAATGCGGCAGTGCGAATATGATTCAAGGTGTTGCTGACCGATTGGAAATGATTGCAGACCTATCCCAGAGCAGATCGCCGGAATTCCGTCCGCCTTATTTCTATCAAATTCCACTGGAGTACATCCCGAAAGTCGGCAAAAAAACGTTAGAAAAATTATTGGATGCATTTGGAACGGAGATGTCGGTGATCCATCAAGCTTCCTTTGAGGAGTTGGCGGCGGTCATAGGCACACAAGTTGCGCAGCGAATCGTAGATGCACGAATGGGGCAAGTAGACATTCAAACAGGTGGAGCCGGGGTTTACGGAAAAGTGTTGTGA
- a CDS encoding NUDIX hydrolase, with translation MKDNNSKHSAENTDALIEAGTMDLQDFDDQVQEKTLESKRIFDGKVISLDLLTVRLPNGREATREVVKHPGAVAVLAVTEEGKIVFVRQYRKAIERVSLEIPAGKLEPGEDPFEAAQRELQEETGYRAQEWQHLHSFFTSPGFADEIMHVYVAKQLEKTQANPDDDEFLQVLEADAVQILLWLQQQAIIDAKTLVPLYWWLWQQRGV, from the coding sequence TTGAAAGACAATAATTCAAAACATTCTGCTGAAAATACAGACGCTTTGATCGAAGCCGGAACAATGGACTTGCAAGACTTTGATGATCAGGTACAAGAAAAAACGTTGGAAAGCAAGCGGATCTTTGACGGGAAGGTCATCTCCCTGGACTTGCTGACAGTACGCTTGCCAAATGGCCGTGAAGCTACGCGGGAAGTGGTGAAACATCCGGGCGCTGTGGCTGTACTGGCAGTGACAGAGGAAGGGAAGATCGTATTTGTCCGTCAATACCGAAAAGCAATTGAGCGGGTATCATTAGAAATTCCTGCAGGAAAATTAGAGCCGGGTGAAGATCCTTTCGAGGCTGCACAAAGGGAATTGCAGGAAGAAACGGGATATCGGGCGCAAGAGTGGCAGCATCTCCATTCGTTTTTCACTTCGCCGGGATTTGCGGATGAGATCATGCATGTATATGTGGCCAAGCAATTGGAAAAAACCCAAGCGAATCCTGATGATGATGAATTCCTGCAAGTGCTTGAGGCGGATGCCGTTCAAATTCTCTTGTGGCTGCAGCAGCAAGCCATAATCGACGCCAAAACATTGGTGCCGCTCTATTGGTGGTTGTGGCAGCAGCGTGGTGTTTGA
- a CDS encoding DUF3866 family protein, with protein MIDWESGYVIGIREEREHIQLIDVIEESSGSIQPAIAYPLLTGSCALGMRVRINRTARMLGLGSGGYDFVIPDADIRETLAKPENPEFGTELWLDAKGSPLSACAENQKTGTDRSHFAMKRQAGHIMKLRYTPMQLKVHAIEEPTHPLHSRIYGKDSLHNCPVIVAELHSMVPVLCSVLQYLTSHSCQIAYVMTDGGALPAMMSKNCQELKQKHLLAGVVTVGNAFGGDIEAINLYSGLLAARYALQADAIIVAMGPGITGSGTTYGHTGIEQGVALNAIHTLRGHGIPVLRCSATDRRKRHDGISHHTLTSLMQVSLVSGSIGVPEIASSTVKEKIWDQLIGHRICERYEIIETGCSHVSDAFRQYGIHCSSMGRTYEDDPVFFDMAGAAAEVAVRSTAWRKSLRYAEDVRN; from the coding sequence ATGATTGATTGGGAATCCGGATATGTGATCGGAATTCGAGAAGAACGGGAGCATATCCAACTGATCGATGTAATCGAAGAGAGTTCGGGGAGCATCCAACCTGCGATTGCCTATCCGCTTTTGACAGGTTCCTGTGCTCTTGGGATGCGTGTCCGAATCAATCGGACGGCCCGCATGCTCGGACTCGGCAGCGGCGGCTATGATTTTGTCATACCTGATGCGGATATCAGGGAAACGTTAGCGAAACCTGAAAATCCGGAATTTGGAACGGAACTCTGGCTGGATGCAAAAGGATCTCCTTTGTCTGCTTGCGCTGAAAATCAAAAGACCGGCACGGATCGAAGCCATTTTGCCATGAAGAGACAAGCCGGCCATATCATGAAGTTGCGCTATACGCCCATGCAGCTCAAAGTGCATGCCATTGAAGAACCGACACATCCATTGCATTCCCGCATATACGGAAAAGATTCCCTTCACAATTGTCCGGTTATCGTGGCCGAATTGCACAGTATGGTGCCTGTTTTGTGCAGTGTGTTGCAGTACCTGACTTCCCATTCCTGTCAAATTGCGTACGTCATGACAGATGGCGGGGCGTTGCCTGCCATGATGAGCAAGAATTGTCAGGAATTGAAACAGAAGCATCTGTTGGCGGGGGTTGTCACGGTTGGCAACGCATTTGGCGGAGATATTGAAGCGATCAACCTGTATAGCGGATTGCTGGCAGCCAGGTATGCGTTACAGGCTGATGCAATCATCGTAGCGATGGGACCGGGAATTACCGGCTCCGGAACGACATATGGCCATACCGGAATCGAGCAAGGCGTGGCATTGAATGCGATCCATACGTTGCGCGGCCATGGAATTCCTGTGCTTCGATGCAGTGCAACAGACAGGAGAAAACGCCATGATGGGATTAGCCACCATACCCTTACATCGTTAATGCAAGTTTCTCTGGTTAGTGGTAGTATTGGAGTACCAGAAATTGCTTCAAGCACTGTCAAAGAGAAAATTTGGGATCAGTTGATCGGGCATCGCATCTGTGAACGTTATGAGATTATTGAAACAGGATGTTCGCATGTATCGGATGCTTTCAGGCAGTATGGGATTCATTGTTCATCAATGGGCCGTACATATGAGGATGACCCGGTTTTTTTCGATATGGCCGGTGCTGCGGCAGAGGTGGCTGTGCGGTCGACTGCATGGAGAAAGTCCCTGAGATATGCGGAGGACGTACGAAATTGA